In the genome of Candidatus Zixiibacteriota bacterium, the window GGTTGCGCAACAGGTCTTTGGCCGCCGCCGTGACCCATTTCGTGTCCAACCATGATGGCACCGCGTAACCGCCATCAAGGAACTCAAGGCGCAGCCCATGTGATGCCAATTCGTGCGCCAATGCCAGAGTGAATTGGCCGATCAGTTGCGACTGAAGCCGCAGACGGTGGTCTGCCATCCCACCCGTGACACTATAGCTGCTCTCTACAACGTACAGACGATTCATGGGGTCGGACTGGGACATTACCCGTCGGCCCTCGGCGAAACCGCGCATGGCGGTTACGTTTTCGCTCTCGGTCTGAAGAAAGTCTGAATCCAGCGCGAGGATGACCTGCGCGTTCTCTACATGGTACACCGGTCGCAACGTCCGGCCGGTCGCAACCCGGATCCCCTCATATATATTCTCATCGCTAATCGGCTCATAGGTAGCCCAGATCGCTTTCGGGAACTGCTTGCGGAATTCGGATGCAAGCCGCGCCAGCGTGGGTGAGTTGAACGATTCGCTCAACAGTGCCAGCCCTTGTCCCTGATTAGCCTGGAAATATATTAATCGCTCACGCCAGAACGTGACGAAATCATTCCAATTCGCCTCGACACCGTCACGAAGCACCAATCGTGAGCGGTCCGGGTCATACAGATCGAGAATGGCCGACTGCGCCCATATATTGGTGGCGCCGCGGCTCGATGGGTGTTCGCTGTTTCCCTCAATCTTGGTCGGACGTCCTTCATTTGATTTGACGAGCAATCCGTAGGCGGACAGACCGAACGGCATGGTGGTCGCATAGTATTGCGGCACGCCCACGGTCACTTCCTCGGGCTGCTTGACATATGGCACGACCTTCTCCACCGGACGGCGGCATCCGGCCAGCCCGGCCAGCGCCATTGATGCCCCCATCAAGGTGAGGAAACTCCGCCGCGACCAACTGTTGTCCATTTCGGCGGCTCCTTGCGGGAACTCCCGGTGCAGGAACTCGCGGAACTCCGGCGTGTCGGCAATCTGCGCCAGGCTGCGCCAGTATTGCTTGTCCTGTTTCATCGGTTCGCGACTCATCGGTGACACCCGGAACAATCGGTTGGTGGTTCAATCTTTCTTTCCCTGATCATCCGCGCGGCCTGCTCGAGTTGGTCTTTCGGCGCTACCCAATACATGTTGGTGACCTCGCTCACCGGCCGAAGGTTCGGCGCGGGATTGCGATGACAATCGAGACACCAGGACATGGAGAGCGGCTCCTTCTGCTGAACCACATCCATCTCCGCCACATTACTGTGGCATGAAATACAGCCGACCCCGGCGTTCACATGGGCACTGTGATTGAAATAGGCGTAGTCCGGGAGTTTGTGAACTTTCACCCACTGCATGGGAATTCCACTCGCATAGCTTTCCCGGATCGGCAGAAGTTTCTCACTCTCGGGGAGCACCAGCTTATGGCAATTCATACAGACGCTGGTGGCCGGCACATTTGCCTTGGCCGAACGCTCGATCGATGAATGACAATAACGGCAGTCGATCCCCAGGTCCCCCGCATGCAGCTTATGACTGTACGGCACCGGCTGAGTCGGACGATACCCCACATCGGTGTACCTGGGAGAGCCGTAATACCAGAAGAATCCTGTCACGCCGACCACCAACAATACCACGCCGCCGGCAATCAGCGGAGGAAGATCGTTAAACCACTTTGGAAATATCTGCGACATTATGCGCTTGTTATCTTTTTCACAAGTCGGCGACCGATTCTACTTGCTGTGAAGCAGTCCGACGACCGTATCTGCCTGGTTATTTCCTGTTGCCCGAACCACAATGGGCGGGAATTAACCGAAATCGATCCCACCTGTCAACAGGACAATCCAAATTAATAGACCGCTAAATTCTACTTTTTGACCCCGCCGGTCCCCAGCTACACCAGCGAGTCCACTATCATGGCCGTAAACAGTGCGAAGAGATACACGATGGAATACCCGAACAGCGTTCGGAGTGCAGTCGTGCTGCGCAGTCGGTTGGCATCCAGTGCCTTCTTCATCAACCACAATCCCAGCACCAGCGCGCTCGACACATACAACCATCCGGCCCCCACGGTGAACATCCCTAAGCTGACCAGTATGAGCACTGCCGTATACGCCATGATCTGCCGCATAGTGGCATCGTCCCCTTTCACCACCGGCATCATCGGCAGCTTCGCTTTGAGGTAATCCTCCTTACAGAACATGGCCAGCGCCCAAAAATGTGGCGGCGTCCACAGAAAGACGATCGCGAACAACAGCCACGGTGTCAGTGCCATGTGACCCGAGGCCGCTGTCCAGGCGCCGACTGGCGCCATGGCGCCGGCCGCCCCGCCGATGACGATATTCTGCGCCGTATTCGGTTTCAGCCACAGCGTATAGAAGAGGCTATAGAAGAGAATGGTGGCCAGAGAAAGCAATGCCGTGAGCCAGTTGAAGAATATGCCAAACAGCAAAACACCCAGGACCCCGATGGTTACGGAGAAGATCGCCGCCTGCGTTGCGCCCAGACGCCCCAGTGGCAACGGGCGGCGCGTCCTGGTGCGGGACATTCTGGCGTCGATCTCCCGCTCGAACACCTGGTTCAAAGCGTTGGCCGAACCGCCGGTCAGGTAGAGACCAGCCAGAACAAGTGCGAACAGCAGCGGCCTCTGCAAAAGACTCCCCTCCAGCACCAATGCCACGGCGCCGGTGAACAGCACCAGCAGCA includes:
- a CDS encoding cytochrome c3 family protein; translation: MSQIFPKWFNDLPPLIAGGVVLLVVGVTGFFWYYGSPRYTDVGYRPTQPVPYSHKLHAGDLGIDCRYCHSSIERSAKANVPATSVCMNCHKLVLPESEKLLPIRESYASGIPMQWVKVHKLPDYAYFNHSAHVNAGVGCISCHSNVAEMDVVQQKEPLSMSWCLDCHRNPAPNLRPVSEVTNMYWVAPKDQLEQAARMIRERKIEPPTDCSGCHR
- a CDS encoding heme o synthase; its protein translation is MQREVERNWSMLIRSNTGTNLARCCCLAKDNISVAMKSTLRYIGAAGYINMRLPIRDYIQLTKPTIMLLVLFTGAVALVLEGSLLQRPLLFALVLAGLYLTGGSANALNQVFEREIDARMSRTRTRRPLPLGRLGATQAAIFSVTIGVLGVLLFGIFFNWLTALLSLATILFYSLFYTLWLKPNTAQNIVIGGAAGAMAPVGAWTAASGHMALTPWLLFAIVFLWTPPHFWALAMFCKEDYLKAKLPMMPVVKGDDATMRQIMAYTAVLILVSLGMFTVGAGWLYVSSALVLGLWLMKKALDANRLRSTTALRTLFGYSIVYLFALFTAMIVDSLV